The Microbulbifer sp. YPW1 genome contains the following window.
GGAGCGCAGCGTAGGCTGTCCGGCGCCGAAAGGCGCGAAGTTAATGGCCTTGTTAGGAGCGTTAGGCTCGGTATTTACGGATAAAATCATCTTCAATATCGATATCGCTACGCTCAAGAGGTTCGTTCAAAATTTCGCCATAGACAAATTTACATCCAGGGAAAACACTCACAACATCAGCTTCTGAGCGCGCCCATACCTCTCGATATATATAGCCCATCTGAGACTCGATTTTTATTGGGTAACCAGTTTTTCCTTCTTGCTGCCTTTTGCTTATAAATAGAATGACCTCTAAAAGCCCTGCTGGCTTTGCAAACTCATAAATAGGATCGCTTTTTTTTATTGCGTATTTGTAATATGGATGGCTTTCGACATTTTCAGAAATCACCTTCCATGACTTTCCAAGAGAGCTCTTTAATTCTTCGACATTGTCACAGCGGACTAACATAGCTGCACCGCCATGTTGATAGTCATGAAGAGCTACGACTGTCTTTTTCATCATGGCTCCTAACAGTTTATTCAAAGGCCAGTGGCTTTATATCTCTCTGGCTACTATTTACTTCTCGCGAATTGATCGTTAACTCGAAACATCATTAGAATCAATAGGTTATATTCATGCGCTTAGATTTTAATCGGAAATAACGAGATTTTCCTTCCGAGTGCTGCAATATCAACTGGCTACTATTTATTTTCCACAGCTATAAATATCAATGACTTACGGCGTTTGTTCAAGAAATAGAAGAATTGCTACTATTATTTCCGCTGGCTAGCCACCGGTATGCAGGTCGTATAGCTGCTGTCTGAGCTGAATCGGACAGCTATATATGCAGCCGCAAGTTCCCCTCAATCTCCTCAACTAGTGAGTGCGGCACCTCGTGCTCAAGCGCTAGCCTTCGCCATTGTGATACCTGCTCCACCACGTTATCCACAATGCTGTCGATCTTCCTTCTGCTAAACAGTGGGCTGATTTTTTCCAGGCTGTGGATATCTTCCCGGGTAAAGTTTTCCCGCTTGCCGTTCAGGCTCATCCAGTGGTTGTTGACCCATCGGCTGCCCGGTTTGTAGCTGTAGGCGAGGTCGTAGGCGGGGGCCAGTTGCCAGGTTTTTTCTGTTAACTGGAAGGCGAAGTTCTTGGCGTGGTCGTCGTGGTTGCGGGCGACGATGTTGAACACCATACGCAGCAGTAGCTGTTCGGCTTCCCTCGCGGTGAGTTTCAGTTGTCTCGCGATGCCGAAGAGTTCGGCGTAGGAAAAAGAGCCGGGGGCTTTGTAGTCCACATGGGCCAGACCGTTCAGGGTCTGGATGTGGATCTTGTCGTTGCCGCGGCGGTCGAAGCGCTCGGTGACAAAGTGCCGCCGGTTGCCCTCGTGTAGCAGGTGGCAGGGCATCATGTCGATGCCGCAGTTGGTGGCCATCTCGTGGTAGACGTATTCCATGGCGCCGAAGCCCATGGGGTCGCCGAAGGTTTCCCGGTCTTTGTTGTGCTCGCTCACGCCGTCGAATTTCATCAGGTAGTGGGTAAAGCCTTCGGGGACCTCGGTTTGTCCGGAGCGCACGTGGCTGAAGTCTTTATTGAAAGCCAGTACCGCTTTGGGGCGGGCGCCGCCGGCACTCATGCCTACGGAGAGCAGGGCGACCATGGCTTCCCGGTTTTCTCCATCTTTATCCAGCTCTACGCGGAAGCCGGCGCGGCTGTCGAGTACTTCCTGGGCGATGCTCACCAGTTCGTCGATGGCGATATCCTGGGAGGCGTTGAGCTTCTTGATGCGGGTGGCGGGGGCGTATTCCAGGGCGCCCATTCCGCGTTTACCGGTGTACTGCAGCCTTTGCAGTGGCGTGATGTCTTGCGGGTGTTTGCCCTGGGCGGCCATCCAGGCGTTGAGTACCGCATTGCCGAAGTCGTCGGGGAGGGAGTCGGCAATCAGGCCGGGCAGGCCGCGGAAGGTTTCATAGCGCAGTTCCGGGAAACTGTAGATTCGTCGTGCCAGGGGCATTTTTAGGGGGGAAAGTTCGATGCCGGTGTCGATAAAGGCGGGGTCATATTCAAATGCACCGATACCGGTATCGGTGTCGAAGCTGACGGCACCGGCGGCTTGCCCCTGGTAATCGACGCTGATGACTTCCATTACCATTCCGGTTCCTCCTGTGTGTCTTTGTCTTCTCCTTCCTCATGCCCGTCGCCCTTGCCGCGCTGGCCGGAGGCCCGCTGACGCTGCTTACCCTGGAGTTTGGCCAGCTGGATCGGCGAGGGCGGCTGCGGCGGCAGGAAACTGTCCAGCTGGGCAGTGAGGTCGAGGGCCTGGAGTATGGCGACCAGAACCTCCAGCTGCGCCTTGCCTTTTTCCGCATTGAGCACCGCCTTGCGGCTGACGCCGGCGCGCTCCGCTACCTCTATTTGGGTGAGGTCTCGGTTCAGGCGTGCCTGCTTCAGGCGCTGGCCCAGCGCTTCGGCGATGGCGGCGGGGGATTTCTGGCTTTGGTCCATAAGGTGCTTTATAGGGGATATAAGCTTTGATTCCCTCGATTATGTTCCTTTATGGGGATATTACAATGCCTGTTTTTAATATTCCGTATTTGGAACTTAGTGGGCTCTAATGTTCTTTAGGTGCTAAAAATCGCACTTTATGCGGGTTTGCTGTTTGATTGATCTGTTTTGACCGGAAGTGCAGCGCCGTTCACGGCGCTACCAGCTGTGCTCTCCGCCCCCGCCGGGGAGGATGGCCCGCACTGCCCCTGCTGACACAATGCCGCCATAACCAGAGCCCCGCACCGCACTATTTCCGGTGTATTCGGCCGATTCAACAATAATCAGGCGGTTAATGCGATGAAACAACAGCCCAAGCTTCCCTTCTGGCAGGTGTGGAATGTCAGCCTCGGTTTCCTCGGGGTGCAGTTTGGATTTGCCCTGCAGAATGCCAATGCGAGCCGGATTCTTTCCGATCTGGGTGCAGATCTGCACTCCCTGTCCCTGTTCTGGATTGTTGCGCCCTTGATGGGGCTGATTGTGCAGCCGATCGTGGGGTCTGCCTCTGACCGTACCTGGAGCCGCTTCGGCCGTCGCAACCCTTATATCCTGTTCGGTGCCATCGCCGCGGCACTGGGCATGGCGTTTATGCCCAATGCCGGTATCGCGGTGGCCTTTGTTGCGCCGATCCTGTTCGGGGGCGTGATGCTGGCGCTGATGGATGCGGCGTTCAACGTCACCATGCAGCCGTTCCGTGCGCTGGTCTCGGATATGGTGCCCTCGGAGCAGCGCACAGTGGGTTACGCGGTGCAGTCCCTGCTGATCAATATCGGCGCGGTGATGGGGTCCATGCTGCCGTTTATCCTCACCAATGTGATCGGCCTGGAGAACACCTCGCAGGCGGGTGAAGTGGCGCCGTCGGTAATCTGGGCTTTCTATATCGGTGCTTCGGTACTGCTGGGTTCGGTACTGTGGACAGTGTTCCGCACCAAGGAGTATGCGCCGAAGGAATACAACGCTTACAAGGGGATCGACGAAGAGACCCTGGCGAAGGAGCTGGCGGAGCGCAAATCCCTGCCGCAGCGTTTGGGCGGTTTCTTCAAGCTGCTGGTGAGCATGCCCAAGACCATGCGTCAGCTGGCAGTAGTGCAGTTCTTCTCCTGGTTCTCCCTGTTCATCATGTGGGTGTACACCACTCCGGCCATTACCCAGCACGTGTGGGGTGTGGAGGCCAAGTGGTTTGATTCCCACTACCTGGAATCTGTGGGTGAGATCCCCGCGCATATCGCCGCCGCCAAGGGCGCTGCCGGTGACTGGGTGGGGATTATCTTCGCCGCTTATTCCCTGTTCGCCGCGCTCTTCTCCATCGTGCTGGCCCGCGTAGCCAGCAAGCTTGGCCGCAAGCCCACATACGCATTGTCGCTGCTGTTGGGTGGCCTGGGTTACATGAGCTTTGTGCTGTTCCAGGGCGGTGAAGCCACCCAGGTAAATCTGCTGATTACCGAGGTGACCGTTCCCAGTGGTGCGCTCGGCCTGCTGATTCCGATGATCGGTGTGGGTATTGCCTGGGCCGCGATTCTGGCCATGCCTTACTCAATCCTTTCTGACTCGCTGCCGGCGAGCAAAACCGGCGTGTACATGGGCATCTTCAACTTCACCATCGCCGCACCACAGATCCTGTCTGCACTGGTGGCGGGGCCGATCCTGGCCGGCGTGTTCGACAACCAGGCCATCTATATCCTGATGCTGGCCGGCGTGTTTATGGTGTGTGGCGCCATCTCGGTGTTCTTTGTACAAGAGGAAGCGGCACTTCCCGCAACGTCGGATCCGGTTGCCGCCTGATACGTATCGTTTCTTCCCAAAGCCCCTCACCGCAGGGGCTTTTTTGTGGGCGTGAGGTTGAGCTGCGGTTGCTCCGAGTCCATTTCCCCTGGATTTCTGTAATCGTTTACATAATCGTGTAATTAATTGTATAAATGTGCCATTGGCCACTCGCCCTGATTTCACGTAGCTTGAGGGAAGCGGCGCAAGCTGGCCGATCAAAGAATAAATTGGAGTCGCACAGCGGCCCGTAGTGAGTGAGAGAAAATAATGAATACCACCGTCAGCAGTGGTGCGGCAGTTGATGCTGCGCCTGGAATTGCACCTTCCGCAGGTTCCGCAGAAACCAATCACGGCCTGGTCATCGCCATCAGCGGTGTCGCCACCATCGGCGGCTTCCTGTTCGGGTTCGACAGTGGTGTTATCAACGGGACCGTGGATGGCCTGCAAGCTGCATTCAATTCCGACAGCGCCGGCACTGGTTTCAATGTGGCCTCGATGCTGCTCGGTTGTGCCATCGGCGCATTCTTCGCCGGCACCCTGGCGGACAAGTATGGCCGTAAGGCACTGCTGATTGTCTCCGCTATCATGTTCATCGTTTCTGCCTGGGGCTCCGGTATTGCCACCGGCTCCCTGGAGTTTGTCTTCTACCGCATTCTCGGTGGCCTTGCGGTCGGTGCGGCCAGTGTGATGACCCCCGCTTATATCAGTGAGGTGGCGCCCGCTGCCTACCGCGGGCGGCTGGCCACGGTACAGCAGGTGGCGATCATCAGTGGCCTTACCGCGGCATTCCTCAGTAACTATGCCATCGCCAAATTCGCCGGCGCTTCCACTACCGAGTTCTGGATGGGCTTTGAGGCCTGGCGCTGGATGTTCTGGATAGAACTGCTCCCCGCGGCTATTTTCCTGATCGGCCTGTATTTCATTCCCGAAAGCCCGCGCTTCCTGGTGGCCAGCGGTCGCGGTGATACCGCTCGCTCGGTGCTGACCCGCCTGTTCGGCGAGCGCGCGGCCGGCGACAAGGAGCGGGATATCCGCGCTTCCCTGGCCGACGACCACCGCCCCAGCCTGTCTGATCTCAAGGACGCAAAAACCGGCAAGCTGCGCAGCATTGTGTGGGTTGGTATCGGTCTCGCGGTCTTCCAGCAGTTGGTGGGAATCAATGTGGTGTTCTATTACGGCGCGGTGTTGTGGCAGTCGGTGGGCTTCACCGAGAGCGATGCGCTGTTGATCAATGTGGTATCCGGTGCGGTCAGTATTGCCGCAGTGATTACCGCGCTGATCCTGGTAGACAAAATCGGCCGCAAACCACTGTTGTGGGTGGGTTCCATCGGCATGGCGGTGACCCTGGCGATCATGGCAGTGTCGTTTTCCCGGGCGACGCTCGGTGAAGACGGCGGACTCAGCCTGTCGGATTCTGTCGGCACTATTGCACTGATTGCCGCCAATGCTTACGTGGTCTTCTTCAATGCGTCCTGGGGCCCGGTGATGTGGGTGATGCTCGGCGAGATGTTCCCGAACCAGATCCGCGGTTCCGGTCTCGCCGTAGCCGGCCTCGCCCAGTGGCTGGCCAACTTCGGCATTACCCTGTCGTTCCCGGTACTGCTGGTCAGTATCCAACTCTCAGGCAGCTATGGTATTTATGCACTCTGTGCGTTCATCTCGATCTTCTTCGTCAGCAAATATGTGCGCGAGACCAAGGGGCGCGAGCTGGAGCAGATGCAGGGCTGATTTTCCAGGAAGGTCCGCATTACCAGTGTTGAGTGGGTATTCGCCCCACGCGGGCCGTCGCCCAGAATGATTTCTGGGGTCGTACTTACGAGAGCGCTGACAATGAAAAACAAAATGAACCGTAGAGACTTCCTCAACCTTTCAGTAGCAGCGATTACATCCAGTATGTTGCCCTCAGCGCTGGCGGGGAGCGGAACTGCTAATCGCTCTCTGGTCCCGGTGAGTGGTGTGCAGCTATATACAGTCCGTACATTGATGGAAAAGGATGTTGCTGAAACCCTGAAGGCGCTAGCCGCCATCGGCTACAAACAGGTCGAGTTTGCGGGTTACTATGGCGTCAAACCCGGTGAGATTCGGCGAGTGCTCAATGGGGAGGGGCTTGAGGCTCCATCCGCGCATCTGCAGCTCTCGCAATTGCGGGAAAACTTTGCCGAAAGCCTGGAAACTGTAGCGGAAATCGGTCACCGCTATGCTGTGTTGCCCTGGCTTGCAGAGGAAGAACGCACTCCGGACAATTACCGCCGGCTGGCGGATGAGCTCAACCTCTGGGCAGAGCAATTCCGCACGGTGGGAATTCAGCTTGCCTATCACAATCACGATTTTGAATTCCACGTAACGGACGGCTTCCTCCCGTATCATCATCTGCTGGAAGCCACCGACCCTCAGCTCGTCAGTTTCGAAATGGACCTGTTCTGGGTGCACAAGGCCGGGCGAGATCCCTTGGAGTATTTCAGTAATTATCCCGGTCGCTTCCCTCTTTGGCATATCAAGGATATGGACAGTGCAGGGAATATGGTGAGTGTCGGCGCGGGGCTGATCGATTTCCCCGAGATTTTCAAGGCAGCGAAAGCCGCTGGTTACCAGTTTGGCTATGTTGAGCACGATAACCCGGAGAATCCATTGCAGTCGGTATCCGCCAGCCTGGCGGCAGTGCGGAACTGGAACGGCCTCTGACTCGTCCTTAGTCGCAGAAGGTTTGAGATTTTCCCTCCAGTGCGCGAGCATATCCCGTTTGTCGTACTGAACCCCGCTGGGAAAACCTCTCATGTCATTTATCGAATCCCTGGATTCCGCGCTCAATACCTTCGTCGCCTACGCCTGGGGCACGCCGCTACTGGTGTTGCTGGTGGGTGGCGGCCTGTTTCTGCTGATCAGCTCCCGCGGCCGTCCCTATCGCCACCTGGGCCACAGCATCGACCTGTTGCGGGGCAAGTACGACGATCCCGATGATCCCGGCCAGGTTCCCCACCGCCAGGCACTGTCCACCGCATTATCCGGTACCCTCGGTCTGGGCAATATTGCCGGGGTGGCGATTGCCATCAGTACCGGTGGCCCCGGGGCGATCCTGTGGATGTGGGTGACCGCACTGGTCGGGGTGGCGACCAAGTTCTACACCGCAACCCTGGCGGTGATGTATCGCGGCCGCGACAGCAACGGCGAAATCCAGGGCGGCCCCATGTATGTGATCCGCGAAGGGCTGGGCAAGCGCTGGCAGCCGCTGGCTTATCTGTTCGCCATTGCCGGCCTGTGCGGCCTGCTGCCTTCCTTCCAGTCCAACCAGACGGTGCAGTTGCTGCGGGTTTCATTTGCCGAGCCACTGGGCTGGGTCTCTGCGGATAGTGCGTTTGCGTTCGAACTCGGCCTGGGTGTGGCCCTGGCGCTGGCCGCGCTGGTGGTGATTTCCGGGCGTATTCAGCGTATCGGTCGCTTCGCGGTGCGCATCGTGCCGGCGATGGTGGTGTTCTACCTGTTACTGACCCTGGGCGTGATCGGTTATTTCTGGCAGGAAATTCCCGCGGCATTCGCACTGATTATTTCCGATGCGTTTACCGGTAAAGCGGTGGCTGGCGGCGCGCTGGGCGCGGTGATCACCACCGGTATCAGCCGCGGCGCCTTCTCCAATGAGGCGGGCATCGGCACTGAGTCCCTGGCCCACGGCGCGGCCAAGACGACCGAGCCGGTGCGCGAGGGCGTGGTGGCGATGGTGGGCCCCATTGTGGATACCCTGATCATCTGTACCTGTACCGCGCTGGTGATTCTGCTTACCGGTGT
Protein-coding sequences here:
- a CDS encoding MFS transporter, with protein sequence MKQQPKLPFWQVWNVSLGFLGVQFGFALQNANASRILSDLGADLHSLSLFWIVAPLMGLIVQPIVGSASDRTWSRFGRRNPYILFGAIAAALGMAFMPNAGIAVAFVAPILFGGVMLALMDAAFNVTMQPFRALVSDMVPSEQRTVGYAVQSLLINIGAVMGSMLPFILTNVIGLENTSQAGEVAPSVIWAFYIGASVLLGSVLWTVFRTKEYAPKEYNAYKGIDEETLAKELAERKSLPQRLGGFFKLLVSMPKTMRQLAVVQFFSWFSLFIMWVYTTPAITQHVWGVEAKWFDSHYLESVGEIPAHIAAAKGAAGDWVGIIFAAYSLFAALFSIVLARVASKLGRKPTYALSLLLGGLGYMSFVLFQGGEATQVNLLITEVTVPSGALGLLIPMIGVGIAWAAILAMPYSILSDSLPASKTGVYMGIFNFTIAAPQILSALVAGPILAGVFDNQAIYILMLAGVFMVCGAISVFFVQEEAALPATSDPVAA
- a CDS encoding sugar porter family MFS transporter; the protein is MNTTVSSGAAVDAAPGIAPSAGSAETNHGLVIAISGVATIGGFLFGFDSGVINGTVDGLQAAFNSDSAGTGFNVASMLLGCAIGAFFAGTLADKYGRKALLIVSAIMFIVSAWGSGIATGSLEFVFYRILGGLAVGAASVMTPAYISEVAPAAYRGRLATVQQVAIISGLTAAFLSNYAIAKFAGASTTEFWMGFEAWRWMFWIELLPAAIFLIGLYFIPESPRFLVASGRGDTARSVLTRLFGERAAGDKERDIRASLADDHRPSLSDLKDAKTGKLRSIVWVGIGLAVFQQLVGINVVFYYGAVLWQSVGFTESDALLINVVSGAVSIAAVITALILVDKIGRKPLLWVGSIGMAVTLAIMAVSFSRATLGEDGGLSLSDSVGTIALIAANAYVVFFNASWGPVMWVMLGEMFPNQIRGSGLAVAGLAQWLANFGITLSFPVLLVSIQLSGSYGIYALCAFISIFFVSKYVRETKGRELEQMQG
- a CDS encoding sugar phosphate isomerase/epimerase — its product is MNRRDFLNLSVAAITSSMLPSALAGSGTANRSLVPVSGVQLYTVRTLMEKDVAETLKALAAIGYKQVEFAGYYGVKPGEIRRVLNGEGLEAPSAHLQLSQLRENFAESLETVAEIGHRYAVLPWLAEEERTPDNYRRLADELNLWAEQFRTVGIQLAYHNHDFEFHVTDGFLPYHHLLEATDPQLVSFEMDLFWVHKAGRDPLEYFSNYPGRFPLWHIKDMDSAGNMVSVGAGLIDFPEIFKAAKAAGYQFGYVEHDNPENPLQSVSASLAAVRNWNGL
- a CDS encoding type II toxin-antitoxin system HipA family toxin — protein: MEVISVDYQGQAAGAVSFDTDTGIGAFEYDPAFIDTGIELSPLKMPLARRIYSFPELRYETFRGLPGLIADSLPDDFGNAVLNAWMAAQGKHPQDITPLQRLQYTGKRGMGALEYAPATRIKKLNASQDIAIDELVSIAQEVLDSRAGFRVELDKDGENREAMVALLSVGMSAGGARPKAVLAFNKDFSHVRSGQTEVPEGFTHYLMKFDGVSEHNKDRETFGDPMGFGAMEYVYHEMATNCGIDMMPCHLLHEGNRRHFVTERFDRRGNDKIHIQTLNGLAHVDYKAPGSFSYAELFGIARQLKLTAREAEQLLLRMVFNIVARNHDDHAKNFAFQLTEKTWQLAPAYDLAYSYKPGSRWVNNHWMSLNGKRENFTREDIHSLEKISPLFSRRKIDSIVDNVVEQVSQWRRLALEHEVPHSLVEEIEGNLRLHI
- a CDS encoding sodium:alanine symporter family protein, which codes for MSFIESLDSALNTFVAYAWGTPLLVLLVGGGLFLLISSRGRPYRHLGHSIDLLRGKYDDPDDPGQVPHRQALSTALSGTLGLGNIAGVAIAISTGGPGAILWMWVTALVGVATKFYTATLAVMYRGRDSNGEIQGGPMYVIREGLGKRWQPLAYLFAIAGLCGLLPSFQSNQTVQLLRVSFAEPLGWVSADSAFAFELGLGVALALAALVVISGRIQRIGRFAVRIVPAMVVFYLLLTLGVIGYFWQEIPAAFALIISDAFTGKAVAGGALGAVITTGISRGAFSNEAGIGTESLAHGAAKTTEPVREGVVAMVGPIVDTLIICTCTALVILLTGVWQHGEGIEGVSLTANAFSSVFGGWGPVLLLVMVVPLAFSTIVTFWYYGMKCFVFLFGNRFQVIYTILYLLLIVFGAVASLNIVNNLIIGMYAVMAIPTMVSTLRLSGRVNRAAHDYFVKTTGA
- a CDS encoding helix-turn-helix transcriptional regulator codes for the protein MDQSQKSPAAIAEALGQRLKQARLNRDLTQIEVAERAGVSRKAVLNAEKGKAQLEVLVAILQALDLTAQLDSFLPPQPPSPIQLAKLQGKQRQRASGQRGKGDGHEEGEDKDTQEEPEW